The DNA sequence ACCGTGAGGTTGGTGCCATCGTCACGGTCCGGGGCGCTGCGCCAGACGAAATAGGAGTAAATGGACGAGATCAGCGCCGCGCCAATGACCAGCACCGGTAGCTGAACGGCGAGCCAGATACCGTTCAGGATAAAGGCGCCGGCAAGGCTCAGCCCCCCGGCGGCCATGAACAGGGGGCCGGCGACCCGGTGGGTCTTTTCCCAGGCCGTATCGGAGGACAGTGTCCAGGGGGTCCGGATCCCGAAGAAGAAACTGGACCGCGTCTTCGGCAGGTAGTTGCCGATAATGATCATCAGCACAGCCGTGCCCGCGATCACCCAGCGCACCATCTGGCCGGTCCCGGCAGCGCTGTCGCCAGGATGCAGCATCTGCAGGGCAGTACCGCCCTGAATACAGGTCAGCAGCACCATCACCCCCAGCCAGACCGCGACATAGCCGCGGCGGCCTGTCTCGATATTGCCCTTGCGCGGGTCGATCAGCGGCACGGCTGCAAGGAGCAGCCCGACAGCGAGCGTGATGGCTGGCATGAGCCAGAGATAGCGCACCGCGCCGGCCCGGTCGGCCCACCGGTCCGGCGCGCCGTCTGCGCCCCAATGCACCGGGAATTCTCCCGTTGCGGGCAGGGCAAAGGTCGCGGCCGCCGAGATTGCGGCGCCTGCAGCGACGGCGCCTGCCGTGATCAGCAGGCCATTACGGATAAAGGGCTTCATTCGGCTGCCTCCTTGATGGGGTCATCACCGTCATCCCGGCCGATCAGGCCGAGCAGGGCGGTGGCGGCGTCTTCCAGCACGCTGGTATTGATACGGTAGAGAATCTGGTTGCCCTGCCGCTCGGCTGTCACCAGTTCGGCGTCCTTCAGAACGGCAAGGTGCCGGCTCATGGTCGGCCAGCTGGTGTCGAATTCGGCAGCCAGGTCCCCGGCAAGCCGCGGGCCCTGGCGCAGAAGCGCCAGGATCTGCCGCCGGGCAGGATGGGACAGGGCCTTGAAGACGGCGTTTTGCATTTCTGCTAATTAGCGAAAATGCTAAATTGAGTCAATCAGGCATCGCTCTGTGCGAGGGGCAGGGGCCGGAAGGGCTAGTACA is a window from the uncultured Hyphomonas sp. genome containing:
- a CDS encoding SdpI family protein; translation: MKPFIRNGLLITAGAVAAGAAISAAATFALPATGEFPVHWGADGAPDRWADRAGAVRYLWLMPAITLAVGLLLAAVPLIDPRKGNIETGRRGYVAVWLGVMVLLTCIQGGTALQMLHPGDSAAGTGQMVRWVIAGTAVLMIIIGNYLPKTRSSFFFGIRTPWTLSSDTAWEKTHRVAGPLFMAAGGLSLAGAFILNGIWLAVQLPVLVIGAALISSIYSYFVWRSAPDRDDGTNLTV
- a CDS encoding autorepressor SdpR family transcription factor gives rise to the protein MQNAVFKALSHPARRQILALLRQGPRLAGDLAAEFDTSWPTMSRHLAVLKDAELVTAERQGNQILYRINTSVLEDAATALLGLIGRDDGDDPIKEAAE